CCGAATCCCGCCGCGCCGAGCAGGCCGTAGAGAAACGCCTGCACCAGCGTCGCGGCCGCCCACCCGAGCGCGCCCGGGTACCAAGCCGGGTAAAGGAATCGGATCAGGAAGCCTTCGAGAAGCCCGGCGGCGGCGAGCCCGCAGAAAACCCTGCGCCGGCGGCGAAACGAGCGGCCATCCTTGAACCCCTTTCCATCGCCGGGAGAAGGGAACGCGCTTCCCAACTCGGGCGCCCCGATCCTAGCACGCGCGCCGCTCGCTCGCCACCTCTCCCGGATCTTGCCCCGCGGCCGCGGGGGGAGTGCTTTTCGCTTGACACGCGATCGGGGAAAACCCTATCGTGTCGATGGTTCCGATCGTCTCTCCGGAACCGCTTCGGCACCCAGGTCATCGCCAGAGGCCCCGGCCAAGGAGTTGCCATGACTCGGAAGCTATGGATCGTGACGTTGTCGCTGTCGATCCCCGCTCTTCTCCTCTCCTGCGCGAACGCGCACTTCGTCGGCGGGAAGAACTACGTCAACCAGCAGGTCTGGGACAAGGCGGCGGCCGAGCTCGAGATCGCCGTCGAGCAGCAGCCGAACAACGCGGAGGCATGGTACAACCTCGGCATCGCCCGTGGGGAGCTCGGTCGAAAGAGCGGGGAGGAGGCGGAGTTCCGAAGGGCGGGGGAGGCGTTCCGGCGCACGAAGGAGCTCACGAGCAAGTTCGACGCCGAGGTCGACCAGAGGGTGGACTACTTCTGGGAGGACCTCGCCGCGCGCGGGCAGGAGTTCGAGGCGGGCGGGCGCTACGAGGACGCCGCGCGGAGGTTCGAGAGCGCGCTCCTGCTCAAGCCCGATCACGTCGCGAGCTACAGCTACCTCGCGCAGCTCTACTCGCGGATGGGGGACGTGGAACGGGCGGCCGAGAAGTACGAGGCGGCGCTCGAACGCCAGCCGGACAATGACACCACGCTCACGAACTACGCGAAGTTCCTCGAGGACAGCGGTCTCGAGGAGCGCGCCATCCCGCTTTTCGAGAAGCTCCTCGTGCAGCGTCCGGACGACGACAACCTCCTCCATCATCTCGCGGGGCTCTATTGGGAAGAAGGACAACAGGAGAAGGCGATCGAGATCTACCATCGGATGAAGGACCCGACCGTCCTCATGAATCGTGGCTACGACGCGGACGCGGCTGAAGATCACGAGTCCGCTCTCCGATACTATGAGATGGCGAGGGATGTCGCCGAGCCCGGGTCCGAGGTTTACCTCGACGCGTTTTACAACGCTATCGTCGCGGCCTACAAGGGTCAGAACTACACGCGGGCGATCGAGCTCGGGGAGAAGCTGGTCGAAGAGCAGCCGGACGATCCTCGGAACTGGCGGATTCTCGGGAACAGCTACGCCCGCGCCCGGATGGGCGAGAAGTCGCTCCGCGCGTTCGAGCGGGCCCAGGCGCTCGAGGGGAAATGACGGGCCCGGGGCGGCCTATTCCTCTTGACAGAGGGAGGGATCTGGAATAGACTGAAAGCGATCGTTGGAAATCGAGCACCCCCTACGGGTCTCCCTGACAGAACCAGATTCATCTCCGACGAGCAAGGCAGCGAATAACCCAGGCAAACGTTGGGCATGATCTTCCACGGCAGGCGGGTGCGCTCCCCGGGCTCTCCGCGAGGGGCGGGAGGAACCGGGATTCGGCACGGCTCTTTGTGTTCCCGATCAAGCGAGGTGTATCCGTGGATTTGGCCGAACTGAAAACCAAAACGATTCCGGAGCTGCAGAGCGTCGCGCAGGAGCTGAACCTGACCGGCCTCTCCGGTCTCAGGAAGCAGGAGCTCATCTTCCGAATACTCGGCGCCCAGACCGAGAAGAACGGCCTCATCTTCGGCCAGGGCGTGCTCGAGATCCTGCCCGAAGGGTACGGGTTCCTTCGCTCCCCGGAATACAACTATCTTCCGAGCCCGGACGACATCTACGTTTCTCCTTCACAGATCAAACGTTTCGACCTCCGTACCGGAGACACGGTCTCCGGGCAAGTTCGCCCGCCGAAGGAGAGCGAGCGCTACTTCGCGCTTCTCCGCGTCGAGGCGATCAACATGGAGAACCCGGAGGTCGCGCGGCAGAAGACGCTCTTCGACAACCTGACGCCCCTCTATCCGAACGAGCGGATTCCGCTCGAGCACGACCCGAAGGAGATCTCCACCCGGATCGTCGACCTCCTCTCGCCGATCGGACGCGGCCAGCGAGGCCTCATCGTCTCCCCGCCGAAGAGCGGCAAGACGATCCTCCTGCAGCAGATAGCGAACGCGATGACGGCGAACGCCCCGGACATCATCCTCATCGTGCTTCTCATCGACGAGAGGCCCGAGGAGGTCACCGACATGGAGCGCTCGGTGAAGGGCGAGGTGATCAGCTCGACCTTCGACGAGCCGGCGCAGAGGCACGTGCAGGTGGCCGAGATGGTGATCGAGAAGGCGAAGCGCCTCGTAGAGCACGGGCGCCACGTCGTGATTCTCCTCGATTCGATCACGCGGCTCGCGCGGGCGCACAACACGGTCGTTCCGCACAGCGGCAAGATCCTCTCCGGAGGCGTCGACTCGAACGCCCTCCAGAGGCCGAAGCGCTTCTTCGGCGCGGCCCGGAACATCGAGAACGGCGGGAGCCTCACGATCATCGCGACCGCCCTCATCGATACCGGAAGCCGGATGGACGAGGTGATTTTCGAGGAGTTCAAGGGGACGGGAAACATGGAGCTCGTGCTCGACCGGAAGCTCGCCGACCGGCGGATCTTCCCGGCGATCGATTTGAACAAGTCGGGCACGCGAAAGGAAGAGCTCTTGATGAAGCCGGACGTGCTGAACCGCGTCTGGATTCTGCGGAAGTTCCTCTCTGAGAGGAACTCGATCGAAGCGATGGAGTTCCTCGTCGAGAAGATCATCAAGACGAAATCGAACAAGCAGTTCTTGGAGTCGATGAACCAATAGGGGGGCTTCCCCGAAGCGGGCGGCACCCGAAGGACGAAGCGATGAGACAGGGTATTCACCCCGAGTATCACCAAACGACGATCACCTGCGTGTGCGGGAACCGGATCGAAACCGGTTCAACCGTGAAGAACATCCGGATCGAGATCTGCTCGAGCTGCCACCCCTTCTTCACCGGGCGGCAGAAGCTGGTCGACACGGCCGGCCGTGTCGAGCGGTTCCGCCGGAAATACAAGATGCAGGAGCCGAAGGAAGAGACGGGGAAGTAGCGTCTTCGAGCGTCGAGCGCCGGCCGGGGGCGGGTCCGCCTCCGGCCGTCGCTCGTTCGATTTGTGAGATGAGCCGGGAGCGCCAAGCCCGGATTACTGTCCATCCGTCAGAAGGATGCTCCTTGCGCGGCCGCCGGGGCGCGGGGCGAGGGGGTGAGCCGGCGAGTTCCCGAGCGCGCCGCGGAAGTGGTGACACCATTTCCCGCTGCCGTTGGCCGGGCGCGCGAGGGGTGTCTGAGCCGGCACCCCCTTGCCCCGGGCCCCGGGCGAGAAGACAGATGTCGTTCTTCTGTCGCATGGACACCAGAGGGAGCGATGGAAAAGAAGAGCACTCGCGGGAGGCGATCCGATCGTCTCGGCAAGACGATGTTCAACAAGATCGGCGGCCAGGCGGTCATCGAGGGGGTCATGATGCGCGCCCCGGGCGCGGTCGCGACCGCGGTGCGC
This is a stretch of genomic DNA from Candidatus Eisenbacteria bacterium. It encodes these proteins:
- the rho gene encoding transcription termination factor Rho gives rise to the protein MDLAELKTKTIPELQSVAQELNLTGLSGLRKQELIFRILGAQTEKNGLIFGQGVLEILPEGYGFLRSPEYNYLPSPDDIYVSPSQIKRFDLRTGDTVSGQVRPPKESERYFALLRVEAINMENPEVARQKTLFDNLTPLYPNERIPLEHDPKEISTRIVDLLSPIGRGQRGLIVSPPKSGKTILLQQIANAMTANAPDIILIVLLIDERPEEVTDMERSVKGEVISSTFDEPAQRHVQVAEMVIEKAKRLVEHGRHVVILLDSITRLARAHNTVVPHSGKILSGGVDSNALQRPKRFFGAARNIENGGSLTIIATALIDTGSRMDEVIFEEFKGTGNMELVLDRKLADRRIFPAIDLNKSGTRKEELLMKPDVLNRVWILRKFLSERNSIEAMEFLVEKIIKTKSNKQFLESMNQ
- a CDS encoding tetratricopeptide repeat protein — encoded protein: MTRKLWIVTLSLSIPALLLSCANAHFVGGKNYVNQQVWDKAAAELEIAVEQQPNNAEAWYNLGIARGELGRKSGEEAEFRRAGEAFRRTKELTSKFDAEVDQRVDYFWEDLAARGQEFEAGGRYEDAARRFESALLLKPDHVASYSYLAQLYSRMGDVERAAEKYEAALERQPDNDTTLTNYAKFLEDSGLEERAIPLFEKLLVQRPDDDNLLHHLAGLYWEEGQQEKAIEIYHRMKDPTVLMNRGYDADAAEDHESALRYYEMARDVAEPGSEVYLDAFYNAIVAAYKGQNYTRAIELGEKLVEEQPDDPRNWRILGNSYARARMGEKSLRAFERAQALEGK
- the rpmE gene encoding 50S ribosomal protein L31; this translates as MRQGIHPEYHQTTITCVCGNRIETGSTVKNIRIEICSSCHPFFTGRQKLVDTAGRVERFRRKYKMQEPKEETGK